TCATCCTGGGGTATGGGTAAGTTTAAGAAAGATTAATGCTCATTTCTTGCTTCCTAATAGCACTTGATGAAATTACACATTGTACGTCAGTAATTCTTTACCAGCATTTAGATTTTCTTGTGGTTGGCCAGACCCTTGTCACTGAGTTTGATGTCTCTTTTTTCTGATGGCATTGACACGTGGCCCTCTGTTTTAAAGTTCACCGCTTTAAATGTATCAATATCACGACCGGAAGTCAAGTGCAAGAGCGGTTGTAAACAATGTTTCATTCAAGGTCCGCAACTTATTTCTGCACAGCGGGATCAGACAATCACGATCGTCCCGTGGCGTCTCGCACCAGTAGAACCAGCACCGCAGCAGCAACTCAGACCAGCAGAGCAAATCCGACAAACAGGGCCGATACAATTCAACTCCAATCGTTGTGCTGTTTTCCCGATACAGCTTTACAGTCACTGTGTCCATTTGTCCAATGCACGTACCACGTCGCCGCGCGCTCCATGCGCTGGGTTTCCGTTTGGTGAGGTGCGTATCCAAGGTGGTGAAATCCACAGAATCCAACAAATGTTccttttttccagttttcatCGTCCAAAGTTCTTCGTTCCCGAGGgtgtttttttgtactttgattcaaaggatgttttttatactttgatCCAAATGAAGGTTTGTTTACATTATGTAGTGTCTATTTTTccaaaagatgtttctgtcaaaaTTAACTCAACTGAGGCACCAGTCTAGTTGGGTTGTACTTCCCTTCCGGGTGCCCCCTCATTAACCCACCTTCTACCTTTGTTGTGAATCCAATATCTAACTTCAGTATATTAAACTAATGAAATAGCTCCTACAGTTAACTTACGCTACGAACGCGACGACGTTAGATAAACACAAACGCTGCTTTTACGTCAAAGAATCACCGTGAATACCCTGATGTATTAAACTGCCCGCGTCCTGTCGCCATGGTGATACCATATCAAGTTCCTGACACGAGCAGAAACTTGTTTTCCGGCTAGAGGTGGCACTTTCAAAACAAGACCGGAAGAAGGTGTTTCACAGGCTTTTAGCATTTATGCTGTCTGTCCATCTAATCTATTTGTTTTATAGTCTTTTGTTGTATTTCGTAAAGCACATTTCAACCTTGTTTGGATAATTacaatagaaataaagttgtattcttcttcttcttcttcttcttcttcttcttcttcttcttcttcttagaTTTGACtcaaattcagttttacatgtttttaataagacacaaaccaacacaattTGTCCACTGTGGGGACACCATAAACTATAACTATAAAGATATGCCTAAAAGTCTGATACTTGGTCCAGGTGTGGTTGACAAGATGTAAAAGGGgattttcctcttctttgtttggtttattggcggaTTGCAACCAACATCACTCCACtaccgccatctactgtattttcttcttcctATTCAAACCCGACTTCACCCCACAAGGATGTCCAAGTTATCGTTATTCAAATATGACTAATAAtagacaaatgtattttaatatttgaactTGTGTAGTTGAGGCCCGGTTTAGCCACATACTTAACAAGCACATCTTCCTTTGCCTTTCTAATAATGCATCATATATGCATTATGATCTATTAGAGGTCTTCTGTTGTAGGCTTTTTGATTTTGGCATGACAAACTGGGAAAGATTGTGAACCAGTCGTTCTAAAGTGGAGGTCTGCGGCACAATATCATGAAATAccatgaaaacaaactaaataaatgtctctATATGgtgtttctcttgtgttgtcCTTTTATGAAGATCagtagaaatgtaaaaacaaaatactaAGTCAAATTATTTGAAGGAACATAAATGCGGGGGTCCCCTGAATATTTTCTATCTTGTAGGAGGGTGTTtggttgggaaaaaaaatgataacCTCTGTTTCTTCACTGTCTTTTAATAACCAGGACAGCTTTCAGGGGGGTCGAGCTGTGATTTGAAAGCTGTTGAATTAAAGGGCCACACCAGTGATGTAGTACTGCACTTTCTATAAGGTGGGGGGGCTCACAGGAGgggctttaaaaacaaaattgtcAAAAATCAAAGCAGCAGACGATGAAACATGCTGACTTTCAGTTTCTGGTGTGCGTCGACTCTCTGAAGCAAGACGAGTTTATTTCCTCTGAACCGTTCAACAACACAGCAATTCAAATCATTCATAACTCGAAAAGGcatttagaaaatatatataggCCAAAGAAACACAAGGCAGGATATAAAAAGAACACTGATATATAACGttagaatgaaatgaaagggttctacatttcccatcatgcatcttGACTTGTCTTTCATTTGAAGACACGCGGCTTTATTCAGTTTCTTATGAATGTGTAGGCCCCAAGCACAAGCTGAGAAATTTATCATCATAAAAATTATTTTCACAGATCTCACTTGTTTATCTgactatttacattttttgaatatatatgttgtttttttaaactaataaATACAGGGGTTTCTGATTGgtgaagataaataaaaaatgtaataggtGTTAGCTGTGCAATAAATTCTGATGAAGAAATAGAAAcgttaacaaaaaaaaaacccaatttAGATATTATCTTTATATGTCTGCAACAATtggtaagtaaaaaaaaaaagaaacatattttgTAGGTGAAGAAAACCATTAACACACAGGCCCAAATCTAAACCTCATTCAAATCTTACTGCTAAAATTAGACAGCTTACCTTCACAAAACCTGTTTTTTGTccaaaaatgaaactgaataaacagattTTAGCCTGTCGCCACAATGCGAagatgcacgcacacacacacacacacacacacacacacacacacacacacacacacacgtgccaaTGTGTATACTTCTATTCATCACTTATTGGTGGAATGCATTCCCCAGCCCCTAACcccaacctaaacctaaactctAACCATGACCCTTAACCATTAAGGCTAAACAGCcctccacactctctctctctctcacacacacacacacacacacacacacacacacacacacacagtaataccAGTTACCGCCTAAGCTTGTGCGGTCACAATACAGTCTGCTATAAGGAGTTAGCCGTGTAATTCCTCATCTGGGCTTTATCACAGTACAAGCAGGGGGAGGACGAGACAATATCGatgttgtttgtctcctcacaGATGTTAAGACAGAGGTCACATCTTACTGATGTCAGACGAGAAAGACATAACACCCCCCCTACCCCCAGAGGTTTCCCTTAGGGCTgcaccgagagagagagacagagagagagagagaaagaggaagagagaggttACAAATGAACTTGAGAGGCTGACCtcatttcaaatatgaagatAAAGATCTTATAGGTGCACACAGACGgatggaaagacagacagatggagagagatacatttatttcaaagtcaGTATTTTAGACCTCATGAAGCATTCGGTGATTTAGGGCAAATAATAGGTATAGAACAGAAATAGAAAGATCACCAAAAACTACTCGCACATTAAGCaaaatgtggtgctgatgtgaatggtttttttggggggtattttgtacagaaaaacaaccacatcCATTCTTCCTTGCAACAGCAGATGGTTCGCTTTAGGACCCAACACATAATCGACCTCCCCGTTCCTGGAAGCCAGTAGGCTCTGCTAGCTGTCAGGGAGCATCACCATAACAGTGATGCCAGTCTAGCGGCGAGCTGATCAGCTTCCCTGATGGAAGGGAAGTCCCTACTAGGGCAACGGCAGCCGCTGGTATGGTAATGCGATGTAGGCCATGTCCCTTTCCCTTGcatgcccccccctcctcctccccttaCTTGACATTTTCTGTAGCAATGTGTCCTTCTAAAGGCCCGGGGTCAGTTGTGGCTCTCGGATACCTGATGTCACTCTTCCGCATGGGTTGTCAGTTAGCTGTGACAGAGCCATGTGCACGGGGGCTGAGGGAGAGGGGAAGGATCACTGTGGATGAGTCTGAAATTTTGTGCTTTCTTGCAACTGAAAGTCAATGAGGCCCATTTTTACAAACACGTTCATGGAGGCAGCTGGTACAAATGCAGCCATATTTGCGTCGGTGCCTGAAATGCTTATTCACGGTGATGTTCGGCTGTGTCCTCTGCTCCCATCTAGTTGCTTGCACTCAAGATTCAACCTCCAGTCCAGATGAATTATGTTCAAACTATTTTCCACCTGCTATTTATTTGAGCGGCACGACGTGGAAGACAGTCTATACAGGGCCTTCCCCTGCTTGTGTGAGGGCCATGCATAATGTAGACAGTTAGCATATCTTTAAGTAGGAAAATGACAGCTCATTAGAAGGTCTAACCCACTCTCAGACCCTTTAGAGGTGTGTAGCGCCGAGAGGGGGTCTCCACACACGGCTCCGTAAAGGTTGATGACATGTCAAGAACTGAAAAGAAAGGCTAAAAGGTGCTACAGTGAAGTGCAGGTCATTCTCTGGGAGGTGAGCCTTTTCTGAAGAGTTGCCTTATTTCATCTTGCTTATATGGGTCGTTTGTTAACCATGTGCATGTGGAATAATTTACTGATACACTCCTATAATCTCAATAAGATATAACAGCCACATATAACAACAACTTTAATTTAATCACTTGTTTGCTTTTATGTCTATACTGTGCCTCTGAGAAGTGGCTGGGTctgcacaaataaaaagcaCCACTGGATGGCGCACAAGGATCTTCGTTGGACTCCTAAAAAAATGCACGTTTAAGTCTGGAATTAGAAACATATACATGCATGCCGGATGTACCATGCAACAGCCAGGTTATCCGCTGCAGCCcctttcatttcacattaaTCAGGCGGAGACATGAGAAACCCGGCGCATATAAATGACAGACGTTGAGGGGAAGTGATCTCTGCCGTCCCGCGGGGCCCCCGAGCCAACAACACTGAACTGATTAATATGTAAACATGCCCATTAATCCACGCGTGTGCTCTTAATTGCGGGATACTTCCGAGGAGTCTCGTTGCAGTGGCTCCACACAAAGGATGGGCGTGAGTTGTCCCTCGAAACGGAGCCCACAGactttttgctgtttttttcttttcgcaCCAGCGATCTGAGCGCTCAGTTCACAGTctgcgagagacagagagcgtgCAGCAGCGGGATGGACAGCGCAGGTAGGTCGTGATTTACCTTTTCTCAGCAGAAATACCTGCAAAGTGCTCGTTCCATCTTAAATATGAGTATAACAGTGAGGGTGTGAGGAGGGGATATCGTTTCATGTGtcgtttcttctttttctgcattagaaaatgttacaaagtgctgcTGCGCACAGTTTTATCAGGAGATACTCTGCAGTAGCGCAGATATGCGtttttgttaataattaatcaaacaGAAAAGGAATATGCTTATACAGATCGTGATAGTTTTAGAATGTTGGTTCGTTTTTACGCACGAAAGACATTTTACGCACACAGAATATAGAGAGATTTAATAACTAAACTCTATGCAGCCCTTCTCTTATTGCTATCGGACAGTAACACTCTCATTTTCACCTTCTTATCAACAGGATTTACGACAGCAGTTGTCTGAATACTCTCCCAAAATCAACTAAGACGCACAGGAGGGAGGGGAGTCGCAGCCGGAGAGAGTCTGAGTGCGTCTGTGTCAGAGGGTGTTTGAGAGAGTAAGGGGGCATCACAGATAGAGGCAAAGCGAGCggggaagagagaagggagtaagTCTGGACCAGGTGATCGAACACTGACAAACCTCCAAGGGGCTTCCATCAGCGTGCACGGGATCAGCGATCTGACCATGGTGCCAGCGCACTTCCCGGGACCCTGTGCCATGCTGGCACTGACCCTCCTCTTGGGATGCGGCGTGGCTTCCTGCCTCGGCGCGAACGACACCGAGCCCATCGTGCTGGAAGGGAAGTGTCTGGTGGTGTGCGACTCGAACCCTTCTTCGGACGGAGGGGTTACCTCCTCGCTCGGCATATCGGTCCGATCCGCTGGGGCAAAGGTGGCTTTCTCCGCCGTGCGTGGAACCAACCACGAGCCGTCAGAGATGAGCAACACGTCAATGACCATCTATTTTGACCAGGTCAGAGGTCCACTGTATTTACACCAACAACAGTGTAATATCAGCTTTGCTCCATGTTTACTTCTTATCGTTTTTTCTCATATTCTCATCAACTTACATTCTATCTATTTGCCGTGGGCGTACACAACTTGATTAAGGTCATGATTCATTGATTTCCTATCATTCGGTGTGATCTCACCCCTGACTATCTCCAACCTAAACAAGATGCTATTTTCGTTTCATTTAAAGCGCTGCGTAACGAGCGAGTTGGAGATGCGCTGTCAAAACGAATCATCATCCATGCAGGATCATTTATCACAAATGCATAATAGGCCTTGGTTGAATCTACGTGTGCATTGTGTAGTTTGTGGTACACGGGGCTGTTCCGATAAGTTTTCCGGCTGCATGTGAGGGCTTTTGGGCAGCGGCCTGCACATTTTACGCATTCAATTTAGAGCCCCATCCCAAAGTGCGACTGTAGTGCTGCCTAAAACATTTGGCGTGTACCAGAACCAGGCGATGTCTGTAGTCACTGTGCGTGTCAGAGACAAACAATACACAGTAGCAGCTACTGAAGCATGAACATGGGAGAAAAACAGAGCGCTGTCTCATTGTGCGCTCTTTTTGGTCACAGGTTTTAGTGAACATCGGCAACCATTTCGATCTCAAAGCGAGTGTTTTCCAGGCTCCAAGGAGAGGGATATACAGTTTCAGCTTTCACGTGGTGAAGGTGTACAACAGACAAACCATACAGGTGAGCGATCAGCAAAGATGTTGGTGCACATACATGATTTTGAGACATTTTACAGCCAAACTGAATGTGAGTCTCCACTTCCCCCGCAGGTGAACCTGATGCAGAACGATTATCCAGTTATATCAGCCTTCGCCGGGGACCAGGACGTAACGAGAGAGGCGGCAAGCAACGGAGTACTGCTGATGGTCGAGCGGGAGGACCGGGTCTATCTGAAGCTGGAACGGGGCACCCTCATGGGCGGATGGAAATACTCCACCTTCTCAGGCTTTCTAGTCTTTCCTCTATAATCTAATCTGCGATGATCCACGTCGCCCGGGACTCTGCTCATAGGGTTTGaggaacagaacaaaaaaaaaaacgaaacgaaaaaaaacatgccatttatttttaacttaaatAACTGTCAGCCAAGGAAGCCGACGAATATCTGTATACCTACACTCGTCCACTATCTAGTCTAATATGAACGTTTCCTTGGAGTTTCATATATCCAAATCCATCTGTCAACTTTTACGCAATCTGGATGATAAAACGTATCGATCGGCCAGTGGCGTTTTTGCTTGTCGGgtttgtggattttttttcttgcttggGAAAACAAACTTTGCCAAACAGACAAACGGGTGAACCTGCAGGCAACGTGGACACTGGAGAAGACGAGGAGTGGAAGAACTGAAGTCCTGGACAGGCCGAGTGTGTTATGCtctattttatgtttgtatagCCTTAAAGAATATTATGGTTTCCGTCCAAGTGAAGTATATGGAATTATGGACACCCAGAGAAGAAGTGCTTTCACACGCAAAGCATTTTTTTTGCACGAAcggaagtgttttttttcttttttctgtttttgtgctgtCAATGGTGTTGCGTTTGGATGCTGAACATATTGAAAATAAGCCAAATGTAGGCCGCTGACGAGtttattaaaagagaaaaaaaggcgACATATTTCCGCCACTGGAGACGATTTAGAGCCCTTTTattaagagagagaaaaaaataataatgacataatTTATAAAGTACATATTCACAATATTGTGTGTTCTACATTTCGGAATCTGCGTAGCTTTGACTGATTTAATGTTCAGTGACGTTGCTCACCAAATGTACATTGTGGAAATAATAGAAGAATCCCTATGTCCCGCTTAATAAAAGATATTGTATTGTATAGGCTGAGCGCGTTTATCACTTTTTACGCACACGActgaggagaagctgagagGCCTCAACCAGCAAGCAGACGCAGTCGCTGTCCGAGGTGCTGAAACCTTCTGTTCCATCAGACAGCACCACTTTTTCTTTAGGGGATAAAACGAGAGAGGCAGCACAGAGGCACAGGGAGCAACTTTAAAATTGTAATGAACTCGTCCTTCTCTTTGTGGCTGATTACCAAATAGAGTAAATTAGCTGGAATGGAAATACTGAGCTTCAGTTTACAGCGAGGCACGGCAGTGGTGCGCTTTTACGCATGGCACGACAGAGAGAGAACGGCTCAGAAACGCATTTACTTAACCCCGATAACCTCTTGAAATAAACACGCATTTTGTGGATTATCACACATTTTTTAGAGCTAATATCATAATGTGATAAAAACACGTCTATTCTGTAGTTTAACCCCGCCCTGTGGTGTAACTTTGGGAATTGTCACGTTGTTGGATGCCATCTTGTTTGAGAATCAatcaccccctcccccctcccccctcccatCGCTCTCGCTCGATcgctagcacacacacacacacacacacacacacccacacacacagtcaaagtACATATACCCCCCTCCCCATCAAACTAAAATTAAAGCCACGTCTGAATTATGATTCAGGAGATTCCGTCCAATCAAAGCAAAGAGGTTACTTGTGCCAAAATGTAGCAATTTCCCccccaaatatatatatatatatatatatatatataatagcaACAACCTAGTTTTAAATAATATGTATTTCCATGACTAAAATATGTTTCTGAAACATtcaacaaatgttaaaaatactgAGGAAACT
This portion of the Hippoglossus stenolepis isolate QCI-W04-F060 chromosome 19, HSTE1.2, whole genome shotgun sequence genome encodes:
- the cbln2b gene encoding cerebellin-2b, with the translated sequence MVPAHFPGPCAMLALTLLLGCGVASCLGANDTEPIVLEGKCLVVCDSNPSSDGGVTSSLGISVRSAGAKVAFSAVRGTNHEPSEMSNTSMTIYFDQVLVNIGNHFDLKASVFQAPRRGIYSFSFHVVKVYNRQTIQVNLMQNDYPVISAFAGDQDVTREAASNGVLLMVEREDRVYLKLERGTLMGGWKYSTFSGFLVFPL